A genomic window from Punica granatum isolate Tunisia-2019 chromosome 2, ASM765513v2, whole genome shotgun sequence includes:
- the LOC116197245 gene encoding receptor-like protein EIX2 — protein sequence MGRYHQLPGFVIFCVLLLLIGSSWRCSCGNSSALSCRREERDALLEFKQSLESNSSNGFPLSWEAEDCCDWEGLSCDRATGHVIRLEILPRVTTITDDPFSKWESYEESDPAVNASELSPSLLRLRYLNHLDLSGLRIRGSTPIPAFIGSMEHLSYLNLSEAGFQGAVPPHLGNLTSLEILDLQVHWPNNGLFLAHFHWISRLVALKHLDLYWNDLNCSIPIWFSNLNGLVHLDLGGNGLNSIEGGFSFFIRDKCPLRFLSLEGNQLQGENGRNSSGFCAFGLEFLSLQENRYSGELPDWLWNLKSLKHLILNGNSFTGLVPNSLGALSSLMELDLSKNKLQRPIPRSLERLSSLRWLDLSSNLFMSSNLFMGIIPEGLGQLSRLEFLDLSNNSLEGTVSKLHFTNLLGLKYLDISNNHLTVKLDSEWAPPFRLIFIMMGSCRFGTEFPQWIRSQKDAHTLHLSNASISGKMPQWLATDLQLRTLILLDVAVNNLHGTIPRCFGSLIGMSHSSSPENVSKVTLPKRIIHLDWDEEPMVEVMKGRELEYTTTLNLNLSHNLLSRNIPKKIGDMKWLESLDFLGNQLSGEIPPSISLLTMLSHLNLSDNNLTGKIPKSSQLDSLYVSDYSIYSGNPLLCGDPLLNKCPSQEEAPTPSKIPSKENMGGSDPLDKVTFYGVVMLGFATGFWGAIGILVFKKSWRAAYFTFAEEIANKIYVAVSLKVAKLKTRMRGE from the exons ATGGGAAGATATCATCAACTCCCGGGTTTCGTAATATTCTGTGTGCTGTTGCTCCTCATAGGCAGCTCATGGCGTTGTTCCTGTGGAAATTCAAGTGCACTGTCGTGCAGACGAGAAGAAAGGGATGCGCTGCTCGAATTCAAGCAAAGTCTTGAGTCGAACTCATCGAATGGCTTCCCCCTCTCATGGGAAGCAGAAGATTGCTGCGACTGGGAAGGACTGAGCTGCGATAGAGCCACCGGACACGTCATCAGGCTCGAAATACTCCCCCGGGTAACAACAATAACAGACGACCCTTTTTCAAAATGGGAATCTTATGAAGAATCAGATCCAGCAGTAAACGCCTCAGAGCTGAGCCCTTCCCTCCTGAGGCTGAGGTACCTGAACCACCTCGACCTCAGCGGCCTTCGTATACGTGGCAGCACTCCTATCCCTGCATTCATAGGTTCGATGGAAcacctgagttacctgaacCTCTCGGAAGCTGGTTTTCAAGGAGCGGTTCCTCCCCACCTGGGAAATCTCACCAGCTTAGAGATCCTCGATCTCCAAGTCCACTGGCCCAATAATGGTTTATTCCTGGCCCATTTCCACTGGATTTCTCGTCTCGTGGCCTTAAA ACATCTTGATCTCTACTGGAACGATCTAAACTGTTCCATTCCTATTTGGTTTAGTAATCTTAACGGCTTGGTTCATCTCGATCTTGGGGGTAATGGGCTTAACAGCATTGAAGGAGGGTTCTCGTTTTTCATTAGAGACAAATGCCCCCTGCGGTTCTTGAGTTTGGAAGGCAACCAACTTCAAGGGGAGAACGGTAGAAATTCCAGTGGATTCTGTGCATTTGGCCTCGAGTTCTTGAGCCTGCAAGAAAATAGGTATTCCGGCGAATTGCCAGACTGGTTATGGAACCTCAAGAGTTTAAAACACCTAATCCTCAACGGCAACTCGTTCACCGGTCTAGTTCCCAATTCCTTAGGAGCACTGAGTAGCTTGATGGAATTAGATCTCTCGAAAAACAAGCTGCAGAGGCCTATCCCAAGGTCGTTGGAGCGATTGTCGTCCTTACGATGGTTGGACCTGAGCAGTAATCTTTTCATGAGCAGTAATCTTTTCATGGGCATTATTCCTGAGGGTTTGGGACAACTTTCAAGGCTCGAATTCTTGGATCTTTCTAATAACTCATTGGAAGGCACAGTTTCCAAATTGCATTTCACGAATCTCTTGGGATTGAAGTACCTAGACATCAGCAATAACCATTTGACTGTCAAGTTGGACTCTGAGTGGGCACCTCCATTTCGACTCATTTTCATCATGATGGGATCTTGCAGATTCGGAACAGAATTCCCGCAGTGGATTAGATCACAAAAGGATGCCCATACACTACATCTGTCCAATGCCTCCATTTCCGGGAAGATGCCGCAGTGGTTGGCAACTGACCTGCAATTGAGGACATTAATT CTTTTAGATGTGGCAGTTAACAACCTGCATGGAACAATTCCACGTTGCTTTGGCTCCCTGATTGGCATGTCTCATAGTTCATCGCCTGAAAATGTTTCTAAAGTTACACTTCCCAAGCGTATAATTCATCTCGATTGGGATGAAGAACCAATGGTGGAGGTCATGAAAGGAAGAGAGCTTGAATACACCACAACCCTGAA TTTGAATCTATCCCACAACCTTCTCTCAAGGAACATCCCGAAAAAGATTGGGGACATGAAGTGGCTGGAGTCACTCGACTTCTTGGGGAACCAACTTTCAGGGGAAATTCCACCAAGCATATCCCTTCTAACAATGTTAAGCCACCTAAACCTGTCGGACAACAACCTCACAGGTAAAATTCCAAAGAGCAGTCAGCTAGATTCTCTTTATGTGTCCGATTATTCCATATATTCAGGGAATCCTTTACTCTGCGGCGATCCACTTTTAAACAAGTGCCCGAGTCAGGAGGAGGCACCCACGCCATCAAAGATCCCAAGCAAGGAAAACATGGGTGGCTCAGATCCGTTGGATAAGGTGACATTTTATGGAGTTGTAATGCTCGGGTTCGCGACTGGATTCTGGGGAGCAATCGGGATTTTGGTATTCAAAAAGAGCTGGAGAGCTGCCTACTTTACATTCGCGGAAGAAATCGCGAACAAGATTTATGTGGCAGTATCACTGAAGGTGGCCAAACTGAAAACAAGAATGAGAGGAGAATGA
- the LOC116195620 gene encoding rac-like GTP-binding protein 5 gives MSASRFIKCVTVGDGAVGKTCMLISYTSNTFPTDYVPTVFDNFSANVVVDGSTVNLGLWDTAGQEDYNRLRPLSYRGADVFLLAFSLISKASYENVAKKWIPELRHYAPGVPIILVGTKLDLRDDKQFFLDHPGAVPITTAQGEELKKLIGAAAYIECSSKTQQNVKAVFDAAIKVVLQPPKQRKRKKRKSHGGCSIL, from the exons ATGAGCGCGTCGAGGTTCATAAAGTGCGTGACGGTCGGCGATGGAGCCGTCGGGAAGACCTGCATGCTCATCTCCTACACCAGCAACACCTTTCCCACG GACTATGTGCCAACTGTGTTTGACAATTTCAGCGCAAATGTAGTTGTTGATGGCAGCACTGTAAATTTGGGCTTGTGGGACACTGCCG GGCAGGAAGACTACAATAGGTTGAGACCTCTGAGCTATCGTGGAGCTGATGTCTTCCTGCTTGCCTTTTCCCTCATCAGCAAGGCCAGTTACGAGAATGTGGCCAAAAAG TGGATTCCTGAGCTGAGACATTATGCACCTGGGGTTCCAATTATACTTGTTGGGACAAAGCTCG ATCTTCGAGATGACAAGCAGTTCTTCTTAGACCACCCGGGGGCTGTTCCAATCACCACAGCTCAG GGGGAGGAACTGAAGAAGCTGATTGGGGCAGCTGCTTATATCGAGTGCAGCTCGAAGACTCAACAG AACGTAAAAGCTGTATTTGACGCAGCCATTAAGGTGGTACTGCAGCCCCCTAAGcagaggaagagaaagaagagaaagtcCCACGGCGGCTGCTCCATACTATGA